The Sporosarcina ureae genome includes a region encoding these proteins:
- a CDS encoding ABC transporter ATP-binding protein produces the protein MALELERVTKRFGDFTAVDQLSLMVEEGTMYGFLGANGAGKTTTFRMILGLLTPTEGNISWNGRTISYETSPLIGYLPEERGLYPKMKVLDQLIFLGQLRGMKKSAAKSAALHWLDRFEVPQNTNKKVEELSKGNQQKIQVIAALLHDPQLLILDEPFSGLDPVNVEMLKKAIVDFRNSGATILFSSHRMDHVEELCEQLSIIHHGKQLVSGKLRDVKRSFGKQNVRIRADFPLVELEGIEGVTTAHHSLEGAVFQVEDEQAAHTLLQTALLKGPIRHFEIEEPSLQDIFIAKVGEEHA, from the coding sequence ATGGCCTTAGAATTGGAACGAGTAACTAAACGGTTTGGCGATTTTACAGCAGTAGATCAGCTGTCATTGATGGTGGAAGAAGGAACGATGTACGGGTTCCTTGGAGCGAACGGTGCTGGGAAAACAACTACGTTTCGAATGATATTGGGGTTATTAACTCCGACAGAAGGAAATATATCATGGAATGGACGCACCATATCGTATGAGACGAGTCCGCTCATTGGCTATTTACCTGAAGAGCGAGGTCTTTATCCAAAAATGAAAGTGCTAGATCAGTTAATTTTTCTAGGACAGCTGCGTGGAATGAAAAAGTCAGCAGCGAAAAGTGCTGCACTTCATTGGTTGGATCGTTTTGAAGTCCCGCAAAATACGAATAAAAAGGTAGAAGAGTTATCCAAAGGGAATCAGCAAAAAATACAAGTCATTGCTGCATTATTGCATGATCCGCAATTACTAATCTTGGATGAGCCGTTCTCGGGACTTGATCCAGTTAATGTGGAGATGTTGAAGAAAGCGATTGTGGACTTCCGTAATAGTGGGGCGACGATCCTATTCTCAAGTCACCGCATGGATCATGTAGAAGAGTTATGTGAACAGCTGAGTATTATTCATCATGGTAAACAATTGGTCAGTGGCAAGTTGCGTGACGTCAAACGTTCATTCGGCAAACAGAATGTTCGAATCCGTGCGGACTTCCCTTTAGTAGAGTTAGAAGGCATCGAAGGGGTCACCACTGCTCATCATTCATTGGAAGGGGCAGTCTTTCAAGTAGAGGATGAACAAGCGGCCCATACGTTGTTGCAGACGGCATTACTAAAAGGACCAATTCGTCATTTTGAAATAGAAGAACCATCTTTGCAAGACATATTCATTGCGAAAGTGGGGGAAGAGCATGCGTGA
- a CDS encoding YhzD family protein, whose translation MKTYKLTAYEKDGSLITEETFTAESDDVAKEQGRQLLTEKDLLERTHRLASPLGKLLLFHT comes from the coding sequence ATGAAGACATACAAACTTACAGCTTATGAAAAAGATGGTTCATTGATTACAGAGGAGACTTTTACTGCTGAATCTGATGATGTAGCGAAAGAACAAGGTCGTCAGTTGCTGACGGAAAAAGATCTACTCGAGCGAACACACCGCCTAGCTTCTCCTCTTGGTAAACTATTATTATTCCATACTTGA
- the mgsA gene encoding methylglyoxal synthase, producing MTRLNIALIAHDEKKAELVNFTIAYEQIFAKHTLFATGTTGLRIMEETDLSVTRLMSGPLGGDQQMGAMIATGELDLILFFRDPLTAQPHEPDVSALLRLCDVYGIPLATNLASAELLLRAIEKGYFSWRETAAKYQ from the coding sequence GTGACTCGTTTGAACATTGCTTTGATTGCGCATGATGAAAAAAAGGCCGAATTGGTCAATTTCACCATTGCTTACGAGCAAATTTTTGCTAAACATACTCTTTTTGCAACGGGCACAACAGGATTACGCATCATGGAAGAAACGGATCTATCCGTCACACGGCTTATGTCGGGTCCGCTTGGTGGCGACCAACAGATGGGTGCCATGATCGCAACGGGTGAACTTGATTTAATTTTATTTTTCCGAGATCCTTTGACTGCTCAACCACATGAACCCGATGTGAGCGCCTTACTTCGATTATGTGACGTGTATGGTATTCCACTCGCTACGAATTTAGCTTCAGCGGAGTTACTATTACGCGCTATAGAAAAAGGCTATTTCTCATGGAGAGAAACAGCCGCTAAGTATCAATAA
- a CDS encoding enoyl-CoA hydratase, producing MILTKQIEVEIEGRLATVTFNQPEVMNAMDGVMMKELADIVDQLKDNSSVHVVLFKGAGRAFSAGGNVKAMLNPNGPMKMEDIMVDLSRLALSMYSMPQVTIASVHGAAAGLGCSIAIACDIVIAEESSKIAMNFIGIGLVPDGGGHFFLKERVGTARAKQLIWSGKVLDGKSAMQIGLVDEAVADGEAWNTAQQRAQVILNSPTASMAATKKILHAAGIAELEQVVKLESEAQAAMRATTDHREGVQAFVEKRKPSFSGQ from the coding sequence TTGATTTTGACAAAACAGATCGAAGTGGAAATTGAAGGACGATTAGCTACAGTAACGTTTAACCAACCGGAAGTAATGAACGCGATGGACGGAGTTATGATGAAAGAATTGGCAGATATCGTAGATCAACTAAAGGATAATTCATCCGTACATGTCGTACTGTTCAAAGGAGCGGGTCGAGCATTTTCTGCAGGCGGAAACGTGAAGGCGATGTTAAACCCGAATGGTCCGATGAAAATGGAAGATATCATGGTCGACTTGTCGAGATTGGCTCTATCCATGTATAGCATGCCACAAGTCACGATTGCATCCGTACATGGTGCAGCAGCAGGACTTGGCTGCAGCATCGCCATTGCATGCGACATTGTCATCGCGGAAGAATCAAGTAAAATCGCTATGAACTTCATTGGCATCGGACTCGTTCCAGACGGTGGCGGTCACTTCTTCTTAAAAGAACGCGTCGGTACAGCTAGAGCGAAACAACTCATTTGGTCGGGGAAAGTACTCGATGGAAAAAGTGCCATGCAGATCGGACTCGTAGATGAAGCGGTAGCAGACGGAGAAGCTTGGAACACGGCACAACAACGTGCTCAAGTGATCTTGAACTCTCCAACAGCCTCCATGGCAGCAACAAAGAAAATTCTTCATGCAGCGGGCATCGCAGAACTCGAGCAAGTAGTGAAACTGGAAAGCGAAGCACAAGCAGCCATGCGCGCAACAACTGATCATCGCGAAGGCGTACAGGCATTTGTCGAGAAAAGAAAACCGAGTTTCTCAGGTCAATAA
- a CDS encoding coproporphyrinogen III oxidase → MQQLYVNQQFPQDWIRMFTHLANLFFEQSKIVTDHAEDTAIDLRFIEAYEGAPSVTADIHWQGKHYTSRFAEDVKETAERQQLRQRKRMYSHVLLDVLEQATGMNQEWGILTGIRPTKLYHMYLQEGHTVHEAKQLLQQRHRVSVRKSELIAEIADVQLNALPDLYSLKEEVSIYIGIPFCPTKCAYCTFPAYAIHRKSGRVETFLDGLHEEMRAIGKWLKEHDIRITTIYFGGGTPTSIEADEMDALYKTMMESFPHMEHVREVTVEAGRPDTITIPKLEVLKKWGIDRISVNPQSYTDETLKAIGRHHTVQETIDKYWLSREQGMRNINMDLIIGLPNEGLEEFEHSLAETEKMQPESLTIHTLSFKRASEMTRNKDKYQVADRETVGKMMTRGEEWSRENGYIPYYLYRQKNILGNLENVGYSKPGEESLYNILIMEEAQTIIGLGCGASSKFMEPATGKLTQFHNPKEPGAYIIGFEEAIDKKIAYLEELFSSSETIK, encoded by the coding sequence ATGCAGCAATTATATGTAAATCAACAGTTCCCACAAGACTGGATTCGAATGTTCACGCATTTAGCCAATTTATTTTTCGAACAGTCTAAAATAGTTACTGACCATGCAGAAGATACAGCGATTGATCTACGGTTTATCGAAGCTTACGAAGGTGCGCCAAGTGTAACGGCGGATATTCATTGGCAAGGTAAACACTATACGTCCCGTTTTGCCGAAGATGTAAAAGAAACAGCAGAACGCCAGCAGCTACGTCAGCGTAAAAGAATGTATTCCCATGTATTGCTAGATGTGCTGGAACAAGCAACAGGAATGAATCAAGAGTGGGGGATTTTAACGGGAATCCGACCTACAAAGTTGTATCATATGTATCTTCAAGAAGGCCATACGGTTCATGAGGCGAAGCAACTGCTTCAGCAACGTCATCGCGTATCGGTACGGAAAAGTGAACTGATAGCAGAAATTGCGGACGTTCAACTGAATGCATTGCCAGATTTGTATTCATTAAAAGAAGAGGTAAGTATCTATATTGGTATTCCGTTTTGCCCAACAAAATGTGCGTATTGCACGTTCCCTGCCTATGCCATTCATCGTAAAAGTGGACGGGTGGAAACATTCCTCGATGGCTTGCATGAAGAAATGCGTGCGATAGGAAAATGGTTAAAAGAGCATGATATTCGCATCACGACTATTTATTTCGGTGGCGGAACCCCAACGTCTATTGAGGCAGATGAAATGGATGCCCTGTATAAAACGATGATGGAGTCATTCCCTCATATGGAACATGTTCGTGAAGTGACAGTGGAAGCCGGCCGTCCCGATACGATTACCATACCGAAACTTGAAGTATTAAAGAAGTGGGGAATCGATCGAATCAGTGTCAATCCTCAATCTTATACAGACGAAACGTTGAAAGCGATTGGCCGTCACCACACTGTACAAGAAACGATCGATAAATATTGGTTGTCCCGAGAACAAGGAATGCGCAATATTAATATGGACTTAATCATCGGTTTGCCGAATGAAGGTCTTGAAGAATTTGAACATTCCTTAGCGGAAACAGAAAAGATGCAGCCGGAATCTTTGACGATTCACACTTTGTCATTCAAGCGGGCATCTGAAATGACACGTAACAAAGACAAATATCAAGTAGCGGACCGTGAAACTGTAGGGAAAATGATGACCCGCGGAGAAGAATGGTCACGCGAAAATGGCTATATTCCGTATTATTTGTACCGCCAGAAAAATATCTTAGGGAATCTTGAAAATGTTGGGTATTCAAAGCCCGGCGAAGAAAGTCTGTATAATATATTGATCATGGAAGAAGCGCAGACTATTATCGGTTTAGGTTGCGGGGCTTCAAGTAAGTTCATGGAACCAGCAACTGGCAAGCTGACGCAATTCCATAATCCGAAAGAACCTGGCGCTTATATAATAGGATTTGAAGAAGCCATTGATAAGAAAATAGCGTATTTGGAAGAGTTATTTTCGTCCTCAGAAACTATAAAGTAA
- a CDS encoding YlbF family regulator → MSVNIYDDMNKLESTLRKTDEYVAVKTAMADVKSDEQALALFESFREIQMNLQQKQMAGEEIEGDELEHAQKTAQLAQEDPKILAMLTAEMKLSELIEEVNRVVLKPVQDLYEGF, encoded by the coding sequence ATGTCAGTAAACATTTATGATGATATGAACAAATTAGAATCTACTTTACGCAAGACGGATGAGTATGTAGCGGTGAAAACAGCAATGGCCGATGTGAAAAGTGACGAGCAAGCCCTTGCACTGTTCGAAAGCTTCCGCGAAATCCAAATGAATTTGCAACAGAAACAAATGGCAGGCGAAGAGATTGAAGGAGATGAGCTTGAACACGCACAGAAAACAGCTCAATTGGCTCAAGAAGATCCGAAAATCCTAGCTATGCTAACAGCAGAAATGAAACTTAGCGAGTTAATTGAAGAAGTAAACCGTGTAGTATTGAAACCTGTCCAAGACTTATATGAAGGATTTTAA
- a CDS encoding DUF445 domain-containing protein, translating to MKRLKIVLTILFMAFIGALIGGVTNHLAIKMLFRPHEAKYIGKTRLPFTPGLIPKRRNELATQLGKTVTNYLLTPDLFRKKLLTPEMEKRVEVFVQDKMDQYILQSDKTLTDWLQLAGADKLPDQVEEKLVTLIDQQLYEMKEKVTTGTVEEVMPLRWQQQIEERIPLASDFILLRASQFVDSAEGRQTFQKLIDDFLASKGTFGGMLNMFFGESESLVGKVQREALRFIEAPGTRDLIDQLIRKEWHNVQQQPMEQLTSGFDFDSVFASVRKYALDQLAVHERLDHSLSYYWPQGSTWTANQVTPKLVSFLFSQAEAQLEQSLKKLKLDEMVKEQVDTFPVAVLEDLVLGISRREFKMITVLGAFLGGIIGIVQGIIALTLNGL from the coding sequence GTGAAGCGATTGAAAATAGTGCTAACTATTTTGTTCATGGCGTTTATTGGCGCACTAATAGGTGGGGTAACGAATCATCTGGCGATTAAGATGTTGTTCAGACCGCATGAGGCAAAATACATTGGAAAAACCCGTTTGCCATTTACACCCGGCTTGATCCCGAAACGCCGAAATGAATTGGCGACTCAGCTTGGTAAAACGGTAACAAATTATTTGCTGACACCTGATCTGTTCAGGAAAAAGTTGTTGACGCCTGAAATGGAAAAACGTGTAGAGGTATTTGTCCAAGATAAAATGGATCAATACATTCTGCAATCAGATAAGACATTGACCGACTGGCTTCAGCTTGCGGGTGCCGACAAACTTCCTGACCAAGTGGAAGAAAAGTTGGTTACATTGATTGATCAGCAACTTTACGAGATGAAAGAAAAAGTGACAACAGGTACAGTGGAAGAAGTCATGCCACTTCGTTGGCAACAACAAATCGAAGAAAGAATTCCTTTAGCCTCTGACTTTATATTACTACGCGCAAGTCAGTTTGTTGATTCGGCAGAAGGAAGACAGACATTCCAAAAGTTAATCGATGATTTCTTGGCTTCCAAAGGAACATTCGGTGGCATGCTCAATATGTTTTTTGGAGAATCGGAGTCGCTGGTCGGCAAGGTTCAACGGGAAGCATTGCGATTTATAGAAGCACCTGGAACAAGAGATTTAATAGATCAACTGATTCGGAAAGAGTGGCATAATGTTCAACAACAACCGATGGAACAGTTGACGTCTGGATTCGATTTTGATAGTGTGTTTGCTTCAGTGAGAAAATATGCACTCGATCAATTGGCAGTACATGAAAGACTTGATCATAGCTTGTCATACTATTGGCCACAAGGTTCTACGTGGACAGCTAATCAAGTAACACCAAAGCTTGTGAGCTTTTTATTCTCTCAGGCGGAAGCGCAGCTTGAACAATCATTGAAGAAACTTAAGCTTGATGAAATGGTGAAAGAGCAGGTAGACACGTTCCCTGTGGCGGTTCTAGAAGATTTAGTTCTCGGCATTTCACGTAGAGAGTTTAAGATGATTACGGTTCTCGGTGCATTTCTGGGTGGGATCATTGGAATTGTGCAAGGAATTATTGCGCTTACACTAAATGGATTGTAG
- a CDS encoding helical backbone metal receptor: MKKEIIDHLGRTVVYNFPPKRIVTLCPGITETLFGIGLENEIVGRTRYCIYPEQAKNVPAVAGTKDLKLEKIHEVQPDLIIMEKEENTKEMVEILSEFYPVYVAEVQTIEEAYRMITDMGSLTDREQQSESLVTEIKQAFAELPTLPAARVAYVIWQKPYMVVGKDTYINSLLQKLGFITPFVESPDRYPAVTKEQFKEANLDLVLLSSEPYPFKEKQQVQFQEMLPDSAIQLIDGEMFWYGVRMLEGAKYFKNFSFDV; the protein is encoded by the coding sequence TTGAAGAAAGAAATTATTGATCATTTGGGAAGAACGGTTGTGTATAACTTCCCACCTAAACGAATCGTTACGTTATGTCCTGGTATTACGGAAACTTTATTCGGAATTGGACTGGAGAATGAAATCGTCGGACGCACACGTTACTGTATTTATCCCGAACAAGCTAAGAACGTTCCCGCAGTTGCAGGAACAAAAGATCTGAAATTGGAAAAGATACATGAAGTACAACCCGATTTAATTATTATGGAAAAAGAAGAAAACACAAAAGAGATGGTTGAAATTCTTTCCGAGTTCTATCCAGTATATGTAGCAGAAGTACAGACGATCGAAGAAGCCTATAGAATGATTACAGATATGGGATCATTGACTGATCGAGAGCAACAGTCCGAATCGCTTGTTACAGAAATTAAGCAAGCATTCGCGGAACTCCCTACTCTTCCTGCTGCACGAGTCGCCTATGTCATTTGGCAAAAACCGTATATGGTTGTAGGCAAAGACACCTATATCAACTCATTGTTGCAAAAGCTCGGTTTTATCACACCTTTTGTCGAATCGCCTGATCGCTATCCAGCGGTAACGAAAGAGCAATTCAAGGAAGCTAATCTCGACTTAGTATTGCTGTCATCCGAACCATATCCCTTTAAAGAAAAACAGCAAGTTCAATTCCAAGAAATGCTACCCGATTCAGCTATTCAGCTAATTGATGGCGAAATGTTCTGGTATGGGGTTCGGATGCTTGAAGGTGCCAAGTATTTCAAAAACTTTTCATTCGACGTTTGA
- a CDS encoding ferritin-like domain-containing protein, which translates to MFVTQLRNAVEEKYKSYFYYKSMYQLTNDLLWQEFIRHAYEDEKSHYEMFQQLYYLLTNEFVPNPKKPAPCTNLKESAKNALVFELESVEQCKEMFLTIPFEEAYDPIFIALHDDMEHAIRMSTIFNGAN; encoded by the coding sequence GTGTTTGTTACTCAACTACGTAATGCAGTCGAGGAAAAGTATAAGTCGTATTTTTATTATAAGTCCATGTACCAACTAACGAATGATTTGCTGTGGCAGGAATTCATTCGCCATGCATATGAGGATGAAAAAAGTCATTACGAGATGTTCCAGCAGTTGTATTATCTACTAACGAACGAGTTTGTACCGAATCCGAAAAAACCAGCGCCTTGTACGAATTTAAAAGAATCAGCCAAAAATGCGTTAGTTTTTGAACTAGAATCAGTAGAACAATGTAAGGAAATGTTTCTAACGATTCCGTTTGAAGAAGCATATGATCCAATTTTTATCGCTTTACATGATGATATGGAGCATGCGATTCGAATGTCTACCATATTCAATGGAGCAAATTAA
- a CDS encoding YheE family protein, with product MLQHFSYKKMFEDTDLPGWTISFYYQNKQYKGDYHKDGTVNWTNGTPPDEENVLRMVHDLMTYHVYE from the coding sequence ATGCTACAACACTTCAGTTACAAAAAAATGTTTGAAGACACTGATCTACCAGGCTGGACCATTTCATTCTATTACCAAAACAAACAATACAAAGGCGACTATCATAAAGACGGCACGGTTAACTGGACTAACGGCACACCGCCAGATGAAGAAAACGTCTTGCGGATGGTTCATGACCTGATGACTTACCACGTCTATGAATGA
- a CDS encoding hemolysin family protein, whose translation MDIAIRLAAFAALIAITAFFVACEFAIVKVRSSRLDQLIDEGNQRAVLSKKIADNLDEYLSACQLGITISALGLGMLGEPTVRMMLAPIFDMFMLDANVETILSFTIALAIVTYLHVVVGELAPKTIALHKAEELSLSLAVPLNLFYRLMYPVIKGMNGSARLVTRLLGFKSISELEVGHTEEELRIILSDSLRSGEINQAEYKYVNRIFEFDDRVAKEIMLPRTEMMTVEKDMTLSEVFELLGVEQFTRYPIIDGDKDHVIGLINMKHLLTAYIKDPSNGSKSVVNYMQPIIRVIETIPIGDLLLKIQRERIHMAVLLDEYGGTSGLVTIEDILEEIVGEIRDEFDMDELPELQVVGTDHYILDAKMLIENVNHALNIEILEEDIDTIGGWFMDQRFEAIQGEKIIEQGYEFTVKEVDGNHILYLEAKKQPPDIATNETTDSSK comes from the coding sequence TTGGATATTGCCATACGATTGGCAGCATTTGCTGCCTTGATCGCAATCACCGCTTTCTTTGTTGCGTGTGAATTCGCAATCGTGAAAGTCCGCTCATCACGTCTCGACCAATTAATCGATGAAGGTAATCAACGCGCGGTTCTTTCAAAAAAAATTGCCGATAACTTAGATGAATATTTATCCGCTTGTCAGCTCGGAATTACGATTTCGGCTCTTGGCTTAGGTATGCTCGGGGAACCAACAGTTCGCATGATGCTAGCTCCCATTTTCGACATGTTTATGCTCGATGCCAATGTCGAAACCATTCTTTCATTCACTATCGCTTTAGCGATTGTCACCTATTTGCATGTCGTGGTCGGAGAACTCGCTCCAAAGACCATCGCATTGCACAAGGCGGAAGAATTATCCCTATCCCTTGCCGTCCCATTAAATCTATTTTACCGTCTTATGTACCCGGTCATTAAAGGAATGAACGGATCGGCACGTCTTGTTACACGATTGCTAGGCTTCAAATCCATTTCCGAACTAGAAGTAGGTCATACAGAAGAAGAATTGCGCATTATCTTATCCGATAGTTTGCGTAGCGGGGAAATCAATCAAGCAGAGTACAAATACGTCAATCGTATTTTCGAGTTTGATGATCGAGTCGCAAAAGAAATTATGCTGCCACGAACAGAAATGATGACAGTCGAGAAGGATATGACATTATCTGAAGTGTTTGAATTGCTCGGTGTAGAACAGTTTACTCGTTATCCAATTATCGATGGAGACAAAGATCATGTCATCGGACTCATCAATATGAAACATTTGCTAACAGCCTATATTAAAGATCCGTCAAATGGCAGTAAATCGGTCGTCAATTATATGCAGCCGATTATCCGAGTGATCGAAACAATTCCGATCGGAGATTTGCTCTTAAAGATCCAGCGCGAACGTATTCATATGGCTGTTCTATTGGATGAATATGGAGGGACTTCCGGTCTCGTCACCATTGAAGACATACTAGAAGAAATTGTTGGTGAAATCCGCGATGAATTCGACATGGATGAACTACCTGAACTTCAAGTTGTCGGTACAGATCACTATATTTTAGATGCTAAAATGCTGATTGAAAACGTCAATCACGCATTGAATATCGAAATTCTTGAAGAAGATATTGATACGATCGGCGGTTGGTTCATGGATCAACGCTTTGAAGCTATACAAGGCGAAAAGATTATTGAACAAGGATATGAGTTTACTGTTAAAGAAGTAGACGGTAATCACATTCTGTATCTAGAAGCCAAAAAACAACCTCCCGATATAGCAACCAATGAAACTACCGATTCTTCCAAATAA
- a CDS encoding disulfide oxidoreductase: protein MNKKQENWLLSMWAVALIATLGSLYFSEIKGYTPCTMCWYQRIFMYPIVLIGLIALIQKNISIAWTTASFAFIGGCISLYHYGIQKLAFLQDSAPECGGASCTGAYINYFGFITIPFLALIAFAFIFIASLVILKQTKE from the coding sequence ATGAATAAAAAACAAGAAAACTGGCTCCTCTCCATGTGGGCCGTCGCACTCATCGCTACACTTGGTTCATTGTATTTCTCTGAAATCAAAGGCTATACCCCTTGTACGATGTGCTGGTATCAACGGATTTTCATGTATCCTATTGTCTTAATCGGTTTGATCGCACTCATTCAGAAAAACATTTCGATTGCTTGGACTACAGCTTCGTTCGCTTTTATCGGAGGCTGTATCTCTCTCTATCACTACGGCATTCAGAAGCTGGCTTTCTTACAAGACAGCGCACCTGAATGTGGTGGGGCTTCTTGTACAGGTGCCTACATCAATTATTTCGGCTTTATTACGATTCCTTTTCTTGCATTGATAGCATTCGCTTTTATTTTTATCGCAAGTCTTGTAATCTTGAAACAGACAAAGGAGTGA
- a CDS encoding thioredoxin family protein encodes MKKLLMIGGIIVVIFILIIVLNNKSNETKLADNPYGTNNLQQSTIDLLDNESYQNVALPEEIFEKIESGEPTTVYYFSPECPHCMDMTPRLMPIADEYDAHVYQYNLIEFGDQMKQEYDITAWPALVHYKDGKEQGRTVGSQPDDQIRAFFDEFESN; translated from the coding sequence TTGAAAAAATTATTAATGATTGGTGGAATTATTGTCGTGATCTTCATTTTGATCATCGTCCTCAATAATAAATCCAACGAAACCAAATTGGCTGACAACCCATATGGTACAAATAATCTACAGCAATCCACTATTGATTTATTGGACAACGAAAGTTACCAGAACGTCGCACTTCCTGAAGAAATATTCGAAAAGATTGAAAGCGGCGAGCCAACAACCGTTTATTACTTCAGTCCTGAATGCCCGCACTGTATGGACATGACTCCGCGGTTGATGCCGATTGCAGACGAATATGATGCACATGTCTATCAATATAACCTAATCGAGTTCGGGGATCAGATGAAGCAGGAATATGATATAACAGCATGGCCTGCACTCGTCCACTATAAAGATGGAAAAGAACAAGGCAGAACAGTCGGCTCACAGCCTGACGATCAAATTAGAGCATTCTTTGATGAATTCGAGAGCAACTAA
- a CDS encoding RluA family pseudouridine synthase, producing MTSFHYTTEQPGETIEKLLREQWQGGKKSVHQMRMDKSVTDTEGQPVEWKEPLPEGTELIFGFSEAQSDYKPEPSDSLRVLWEDEHILAVHKPAGVSVHPEHVPGTGTLMNEVMGYIDAKGGSYAEHIHRLDQHTAGVLLIAKHPLAKTMFDRMLEQNQIERYYTAELEGQLRKPRGTINMPIGKDRYHATKRRVSPSGQSAVTHFKVIERKTDTTLVEAQLETGRTHQIRVHFSHMGHPVVGDQLYGSETISRGPYKLVATKVAFTHPITSELIVVETE from the coding sequence ATGACAAGTTTTCATTATACAACTGAACAACCCGGTGAGACGATCGAAAAATTACTGAGAGAACAATGGCAAGGTGGTAAGAAATCAGTTCACCAAATGCGCATGGATAAGAGCGTAACGGATACAGAAGGCCAACCAGTGGAATGGAAAGAACCTCTCCCCGAGGGCACGGAACTGATCTTTGGTTTCTCAGAAGCACAGTCCGACTACAAACCAGAACCTTCCGACTCCTTACGTGTGCTATGGGAAGACGAGCATATACTTGCGGTACACAAACCCGCCGGCGTGTCCGTACACCCAGAACACGTACCTGGTACCGGCACATTGATGAACGAAGTCATGGGATATATCGACGCAAAAGGTGGTAGCTATGCAGAGCATATCCATCGCCTAGATCAGCACACGGCTGGAGTTTTGCTTATCGCAAAACATCCACTAGCAAAAACGATGTTCGATCGTATGTTGGAACAAAATCAAATCGAACGATATTATACGGCTGAACTTGAAGGCCAGCTAAGAAAACCGCGTGGCACAATTAATATGCCAATTGGTAAGGATCGTTATCATGCCACAAAGCGAAGAGTATCACCTTCCGGCCAATCGGCGGTCACGCATTTTAAAGTGATTGAACGTAAAACGGATACGACACTGGTTGAAGCTCAGTTGGAAACAGGCCGAACACACCAAATTCGTGTCCACTTCTCTCATATGGGTCACCCCGTAGTTGGAGATCAGCTATATGGCAGCGAAACGATATCAAGAGGACCATATAAGCTAGTCGCTACAAAAGTCGCTTTTACACATCCCATTACTTCAGAGTTGATCGTAGTGGAAACTGAATAA